Genomic DNA from Magnolia sinica isolate HGM2019 chromosome 4, MsV1, whole genome shotgun sequence:
GCGATCCATCCATCGTGAGGGGCATCACAGCATTGGTTTGGATTAGTGAATACGAACTAAAATCCCAAATGTACCTTACCAACTATCAGCCCAAGTACCTCAGTGCTGAGTGCTAACAAACCCAAAGAAACTCCAAGAGAAGAACTCAGAAAATGGTAAAAGATGATGGCGAGAAATGCCCCCTACAATCTACATTGTTCTGTGTTGAAACCCCGGAGCTCTGGGAAATCATCCATAGCTAAACCCCCGACAGTATCAAGTTTGCGGAGGTAAAACATTGCAAACAATATTGCTGTAAATACTCTTAAGCTTTCAAGCCTCTGCTTGGCTGAGGTTCTGTCCAAATCCGAGATTAGATATGTCAGAAGAATCTCCTTCCACCATAAACAGATCAACCAAGACTCAATCGTCTTGGGACTGCACGAAGCGCTTTGCATGAGCTTCATTACAATCTTTCTCATTGATAGGACTTGGAAAACCAGCCCGGTTTGTTCTTCGACATTCCTCCAACTCTGCTTAGCCCTGATCTCACCAACCTATGGAGCTCCTATTGAAATTGAACTTGAGAACACTTGCGGGAGCAGTCGCACATTCCACCATACCACTGTTCTTCGaatgccttcttttttttcttctttttttttttgcagattgGCATTGCATGCATTGAAGTGCCCTGAGACCCTTTCCAGTTTCCATGTTATGGCCCAACTAATGACTGAGAGATTTTTAGTGCTTTCCATTGACTTCAATGAAGAGAAGATCTTCCTCTCTACATATGCTATCATTCATCGCTTCCCCTAAGATAGCCCCTAAGATAGTAAGAACGGTGATTCTCCAAAGGATGTGAACCTATTGTCGAAAGAACTGCACTCAACCAGCCTTCAATCCAAATCACAATCTGGGATATGCCACCTTGCTGTTCTTAATCATTGTTCCCTTTTTTTTTGGTAGGAGTCGCAGAAGTTTCAAGTGTTGCTTTCAATCACTTTCAGCAATGTATTGAGTGGAGACTTAAGTTTGTCATTGAAAATCTAGTTTCTTTGCTAATCTGCAACTCAAGCTAACCTCAAGAATAATTAACCATTGAAGTCTACAATCTTCCGCAGGATCAGACTCATTTTCTAAATTTCTCCTACCAATAATCCTTACACGAACATGACCCATCCTTGAAATGGTGAAAACGGTTCGCATCTCTCACCACGATTTCTCTCTCCGTGACCTTGGATATGAACTTGATTGCAGAGTGACAGTCATTGCAGACCCTAAGATTCTTCATAATCCTCAGCGTCATCTTCTCAGGAGTACTGATCAACCCAAATGCAATCGCGAGTTTCTCACTGTGACGACTGAGCGCCTGTTCCTTCAGCTCTTCGTCGATGTCATGCAACACCGAATCAGTGTCTGGAACAAAACCTGCTTTCTTGATTTCTATCCAAATCTTTGCGACCATTACATAGATCGCGTCTCTTTTAGGGTGGGAGCCATCTTCAACTCCGAATACATGAACACTGTTCTTGATCTGAATCCAACTGAACCCTTGGTCTTTCTTCACTCCTCTATCCCTCATCAGCTTTCTAGTTTTGGCGGCATCCTCCCACCGGCCACATGCTGAATACACATTCGCGAGTGAAGAGTATGCCCCGCTGTGCTCAGGATCGATAACTAGTAATCTCTCCGCCGCAATCTTTGCCACCTCCGTGTTCTTGTAAACCTTGCAAGCAGCAAGAAGTGAACCCCAAGCTATAACATCTGGCTCAATTGGCATATCCTCTATGAATTCTTGGGCTTCCCGGAGCAATCCCGCACGCCCAAAAAGgtcaatcatgcatgcataatgGCTAGGGGTGGGCTCGATCTTGTGAATGCTCTGCATCGATTTGAAATAGTTCCTGCCTTGTTCCACCAACCCTGCGTGGGTGCACGCTGAAAGCACGCCAACGTAAGTTATATGATCGGGCACGACTCCTGAGCTTAGCATCTTATCAAACAGTTCAATGGCTTCTACACCAAACCCATGTTGTGCTAAAGCTATGATCATGGAGGTCCATGTAACAGTATCTTGGCTCCAACGAGCCTGATCAAATACACGCATTGCCCCTGCAATGCTTCCAGATTTAGCATACATTGTAATGAGCGCATTTTTTATAGAAACCGACGAGTCTTCTCCCGATCTGATGGCAATTGCGTGAATCTGCTTGCCATGACCCAGCGACGCCAAGCTCGAAGAAACACTCAACATGGCCGCTAGAGTGTAATTATTCGGTTTAGGCCCTTCATTCACCATCGACCTGAAGAGCTCCATCGCAGCATTGTTGAAACCATTTTGCACGTATCCAACTATCATGGCTGTCCATGCGACCACATCTCTGTCCCTCATTGAGCTGAAGATCTGCCTAGCTGGTTGTAAATCGCCAAGCCTGATATAGCCTTCAAGCAGCGCTGTAAACGATATCACACTGAGATCAGCAATGATGGTGCGTTCGACAATCTTTCTGGCGATTTCAACACCACCCGACTTGGCATACATTGAGATCAAAGCATTCCCAACAGGCCCACAAGAATCAAATTCAGTTCTAATGATATGGGCATGGATTTGCCTGCCAATCCTCAACAGTTCAAGATTGGCACAAGCCGAAAGAACACTAGCAAACGTGAAGCTATCGGGTGCCACAGATGGTTCTCTCAGCATTTGTGAGAAAAACCCCAGTGCATCACAATCTAACCCATGCTGATTGTATCCCGCAATGATCGAATTCCATGAGATGATGTCCCGCTCCATCATCTGTTCAaattgggcttgggcaagatcgAGCCGACCGGATTGGGTATACAAGGATATCATTGTGTTCCAA
This window encodes:
- the LOC131242189 gene encoding pentatricopeptide repeat-containing protein At2g22070: MPIKERSVSSPLPSPSDFYASLIQTCLRNKNLIAGKSIHAHTIKAGLHLGVYLMNNLVNFYAKNGLISDAHCLFDEMPLRNTHSWNTILSAYAKSDRIDTACCMFEKMPERDSVSWTTMIVGYNEMGLFKNAIHMFLKMIWARIAPTQFTLTNILTSCAALETLDIGKKVHSFVIKLGLTSCIPVANSLLNMYGKSGDLNTAKVVFDRMRLKSVSSWNTMISLYTQSGRLDLAQAQFEQMMERDIISWNSIIAGYNQHGLDCDALGFFSQMLREPSVAPDSFTFASVLSACANLELLRIGRQIHAHIIRTEFDSCGPVGNALISMYAKSGGVEIARKIVERTIIADLSVISFTALLEGYIRLGDLQPARQIFSSMRDRDVVAWTAMIVGYVQNGFNNAAMELFRSMVNEGPKPNNYTLAAMLSVSSSLASLGHGKQIHAIAIRSGEDSSVSIKNALITMYAKSGSIAGAMRVFDQARWSQDTVTWTSMIIALAQHGFGVEAIELFDKMLSSGVVPDHITYVGVLSACTHAGLVEQGRNYFKSMQSIHKIEPTPSHYACMIDLFGRAGLLREAQEFIEDMPIEPDVIAWGSLLAACKVYKNTEVAKIAAERLLVIDPEHSGAYSSLANVYSACGRWEDAAKTRKLMRDRGVKKDQGFSWIQIKNSVHVFGVEDGSHPKRDAIYVMVAKIWIEIKKAGFVPDTDSVLHDIDEELKEQALSRHSEKLAIAFGLISTPEKMTLRIMKNLRVCNDCHSAIKFISKVTEREIVVRDANRFHHFKDGSCSCKDYW